AATATTCACTCAGTTTGGGACTCCACGAGCTATTATCAGTGATGGAGAGAAACACTTCATTAATCAGTTGGTACAAAATCTATTGGCTAAATATGGGTTTCAACATAATGTTCATACAGCATACCACCCACAAAAAAATGGCCAAGTGGAAGTTTCGAATAGAGAAGTGAAATAGATATTGCAAAAGATTGTTAATGCACAGAGAAAGGACTTGGCTATGAAGCTGGATGATGTGAGGACTGGTCTATGAAGCTAGATGATGCATTATGGGCATACAGAACAGCATACAAAACACCAATTAGGACTTCTCCCTACCATATGGTATTTAGTAAAGCATGTTATCTTCCATCCAAGCTAGAACATCAAGCATATTGGGAAATCAAGAAGCTAAATCTTGACCTAGAGTTAGCTGGCAAGAAAAGACTTGGACAACTGCATGAACTAGAGGAGTTTCAACTCCAGGCATATGAGAACGCACAGTTGTATAAAGAGAAGATGAAATGCGGGCATGATAAGCACATTTTCTCTCGCATCATtgagctgggacaacaagtctTGTTATTCAACTCTATTTTAAAGTTATTCCCTGAAAAACTGAGATCTAAGTGGAGTGGACCATTTGAGGTAGTGAGGATGACAAAGCATGGAGCGTAGAGTTGTGGATTGTGGACTGAGGTTCAATATTTCTTATGAACAAACAACGAGTGAAACACTACTTCGGAAATGATGTAGATTTTGACAAAGAAATACGGGAACTCACTGATGAATGGTCCGTAAGAGGATTAGTGCGGCAATATTAAATTAGGCGCTACTCAGGAGGCAACCTATGATCTTGTATAACAGTTAGGAATTTTTGTAGTGCTTTTGTTTTTAGTTTAGTTTTATGTTAGTTTCTTTGTATTATTAggttttagtttatttcataatcaaaaataataataaggctAATGAAACATGGGAGTCAGTGATAGAGGCGCATCGCGGACCTAAAGCTGAGATTTGGTAGGGCATGAAATTTAAATCTCGCGTGAAAAAGTACAGTTCGCAACCTCTCTACATCACAAACCTgcaagtatatttttatttttcatttaaatgACGGATTTAACCAATATCTAACCTTTAAATAACGCCACCCATTCCCCTTTTTAACCCCAATTTCAACTCTAATCCCCTATTGCCTTCACTAAAACACCAATCCTCTCCCTTTCCCAAAGCCTTAACAAATTTTACTCTTCAATTCCGTAATGTAGAGTTGTTTCTCATCTTCAAGTTTTTCTAGATTCATCATCTATATCCATCAAGGTATGTTTCTATCATCCTTTCTTGTGTATTGATCAAGTTTTATAGTGAGGAACATGTAAAGTCGTGAAATTTGGTATTATTTCTATGTAGTTGGGTAAAAATTGTTGAAATATGCTCTTGGGAAAAGATAATAAGTTTTTAAACATACTATATTGTACCCATGAGCCTATAATTGTTTGAAGTTCAATTTTGACTAGGGTGATTTTGAAAGTTCATTGCTAAGGTTGTAAAATTGTTATTGTGTGAAGTCTTGAGTAGCACACAAGTTTAGAATGTTGTGGTCTGAACATACTATtgttttgagttcttgagttgatTCAATAAGTTAAGCATGAACTGATATGAACAAGGCAAAATGGGTGTATGTGTGATTCATAAAAATGAGTaggggaagtctgagtaccctaTTATGAATGTGCATGCTGTAATAAGCTTTAAGTATGGGGTCGTCTCTTGCAAAGTCTCACTTCGTAGATATTGCTCGAATTCGAGGAGATTGACTTCTTTGTGGTACTTTCAGCAAGTAGTCATATCAGGAACCCATAGGCCAAAAAAGGAGGCAGCATCTTTGAGTAACCGTAAGAGGGTTCGAGATAGGGTAGTTGTTCCCCCAGCACCTGTAGTTCCTTGGTGACAAACTCACCACTTCTGCATTAAGGAAATTAACACTATAGGGAAAAACTGGTACAAAAAGCACACCAAAGAAAAATACTTCTCGGATGTGTGCGTCGATGATGAAAGCTTGGCAAGAGAGTTCCCCCAAAATCATGTGGCGTATTCATGAAATCCACATAGAATTTATTTTTGCTAACCCAATGGACTGTAATTTGCACCTTGTGTGCAAGTTTTATGCAAATTGGCAGCCGGATACACGTTCTCACTTTGCCAAAGTGCGGGGTATTTATGTACCTCTTATACCTTTAGCACTAAATGAGTTATTGATGAATACCAAAGTATCCCCCATAGTTCTTACGAGGCCTAAATATTCATCCCCTATTACTTGTCATCTATTATACTCTATGTGGAAGGCAGTCTATAGCCACATGGACTCATCATGGCCATAAAGGATTTCATCAAACCTACCTCTATACCCATATGAATCGGGAGGCCAGAGATTGTTGAAAATTATTATGAATTGCTTGATCCCAAGGTCGCATTATACTGATGTTACTTGGGATAGAGTCTGCTTAGTGTATGCCCTCATGGAAACATAAATCAATAATGGGGCTATTTTAAATTCAGCAATGAGAAAAGCATGGATTTATCGAGGCAGAAGATATTCTTTTGGATGGTTGATTACCCAATTGTATAGAACTGCAGGGGTGCCCGAGGAGAACCTGGATTACATGGCTCCCTTAATTCCTGGACCAGTAGATGTGGCCAAGACAAAGGGCTCAAAAACCATCCATGGGCCTAATCTCACTATGGCAAAAAAAATAAGAGGGGTGAGATATTTATTGCCCATATGTAAGGGTTATAAATGTTGCATCACAAGAATGGGTGTCGAGTGTCTACACAGGAACAATTGGTTGAGGTCAAATACAAGTATCCCTTAAATGAGCATGCTAAAGTCATTTTGTGACTGGGCCCCAACTTGTATGATCCCACACATTATGATGTTCCAACTGATGAGGAAAGGCTACTCACCAGGTCCGATATTGTTACGAATTCTGATGAGGAGGCTGACCAGCCTCTAGTTCTTGAGGACGTCGTAGGTGACGATGACATGGAGGATTCATTAGGGAAGTTGCACACCttacttttgtttttatttttgatagttttt
The genomic region above belongs to Solanum dulcamara chromosome 5, daSolDulc1.2, whole genome shotgun sequence and contains:
- the LOC129890546 gene encoding uncharacterized protein LOC129890546, which codes for MPLNNILAVEIFDVWGIDFIGMFPFSNGYQYILVAVDYVSKWIEVAALPTNDSKVVIKFMKKQIFTQFGTPRAIISDGEKHFINQLLDDALWAYRTAYKTPIRTSPYHMVFSKACYLPSKLEHQAYWEIKKLNLDLELAGKKRLGQLHELEEFQLQAYENAQLYKEKMKCGHDKHIFSRIIELGQQVLLFNSILKLFPEKLRSKWSGPFEVVRMTKHGA